The following are from one region of the Anomaloglossus baeobatrachus isolate aAnoBae1 chromosome 1, aAnoBae1.hap1, whole genome shotgun sequence genome:
- the LOC142246119 gene encoding apoptosis regulator R1 isoform X2: MAQSDPRTRPLVEDFVRYKLCQRSLVPDPSQPASCPLHSAMRAAGDEFEERFRQAFSEISAQIHVTPGTAYTHFAEVASGLFQGGVNWGRVVAFFVFGAALCAESVNKEMAPLLPRIQDWMVTYIETNLRDWMLSNGGWNGFLALYGDGAIEEARRQREGNWASLKTVLTGAVALGALMTVGALFASK, from the exons ATGGCGCAGTCGGACCCAAGAACCCGCCCCCTGGTGGAGGACTTTGTACGGTATAAATTGTGCCAGCGAAGCTTAGTACCCGATCCAAGCCAACCTGCATCCTGTCCTCTGCACTCAGCCATGCGGGCCGCTGGGGATGAATTTGAGGAACGTTTCCGGCAGGCTTTCAGTGAAATCTCTGCACAGATACACGTGACCCCTGGCACAGCATATACACATTTCGCGGAGGTGGCAAGTGGCCTGTTCCAAGGTGGGGTGAATTGGGGTCGTGTAGTAGCATTTTTTGTGTTCGGCGCTGCACTGTGTGCGGAGAGTGTCAACAAGGAGATGGCCCCTCTTCTGCCACGGATCCAAGACTGGATGGTGACCTATATTGAGACTAACTTGAGGGATTGGATGCTGAGCAATGGCGGATGG AATGGGTTCCTGGCTCTCTATGGAGATGGGGCTATAGAAGAAGCACGGAGGCAACGTGAAGGAAACTGGGCTTCATTGAAGACTGTACTGACTGGGGCAGTGGCTCTTGGTGCTCTTATGACTGTGGGAGCTCTATTTGCCAGCAAGTGA